One region of Enterobacter ludwigii genomic DNA includes:
- the fusA gene encoding elongation factor G, with protein sequence MARTTPIARYRNIGISAHIDAGKTTTTERILFYTGVNHKIGEVHDGAATMDWMEQEQERGITITSAATTAFWSGMAKQYEPHRVNIIDTPGHVDFTIEVERSMRVLDGAVMVYCAVGGVQPQSETVWRQANKYKVPRIAFVNKMDRMGANFLKVVGQIKTRLGANPVPLQLAIGAEEGFTGVIDLVKMKAINWNDADQGVTFEYEDIPAAMQDLADEWHQNLIESAAEASEELMEKYLGGEELTEEEIKKALRQRVLNNEIILVTCGSAFKNKGVQAMLDAVVDYLPSPVDVPAINGILDDGKDTPAERHASDEEPFSALAFKIATDPFVGNLTFFRVYSGVVNSGDTILNSVKAARERFGRIVQMHANKREEIKEVRAGDIAAAIGLKDVTTGDTLCDPDHPIILERMEFPEPVISIAVEPKTKADQEKMGLALGRLAKEDPSFRVWTDEESNQTIIAGMGELHLDIIVDRMKREFNVEANVGKPQVAYREAIRAKVTDVEGKHAKQSGGRGQYGHVVIDMYPLEPGSNPKGYEFINDIKGGVIPGEYIPAVDKGIQEQLKAGPLAGYPVVDMGIRLHFGSYHDVDSSELAFKLAASIAFKEGFKKAKPVLLEPIMKVEVETPEENTGDVIGDLSRRRGMLRGQESEVTGVKIHAEVPLSEMFGYATQLRSLTKGRASYTMEFLKYDDAPNNVAQAVIEARGK encoded by the coding sequence ATGGCTCGTACAACACCCATCGCACGCTACCGTAACATCGGTATCAGTGCGCACATCGACGCCGGTAAAACCACTACTACCGAACGTATTCTGTTCTACACCGGTGTAAACCATAAAATCGGTGAAGTTCATGACGGCGCAGCCACCATGGACTGGATGGAACAGGAGCAGGAGCGTGGTATTACTATCACCTCCGCAGCGACTACTGCATTCTGGTCAGGTATGGCTAAGCAGTACGAACCGCATCGCGTAAACATCATCGACACCCCAGGGCACGTTGACTTCACCATCGAAGTAGAACGTTCCATGCGTGTTCTTGACGGCGCGGTAATGGTTTATTGCGCAGTTGGTGGTGTTCAGCCACAGTCTGAAACCGTATGGCGTCAGGCGAACAAATATAAAGTTCCACGCATCGCGTTCGTTAACAAAATGGACCGTATGGGTGCTAACTTCCTGAAAGTTGTTGGCCAGATCAAAACCCGTCTGGGCGCGAACCCTGTTCCGCTGCAGCTGGCAATTGGTGCTGAAGAAGGCTTCACCGGCGTTATCGACCTGGTGAAAATGAAAGCCATCAACTGGAACGATGCAGACCAGGGCGTTACCTTCGAATACGAAGATATCCCAGCTGCAATGCAGGACCTGGCTGACGAATGGCACCAGAACCTGATCGAATCCGCTGCTGAAGCTTCTGAAGAGCTGATGGAGAAATACCTGGGTGGTGAAGAACTGACTGAAGAAGAGATCAAAAAAGCTCTGCGTCAGCGCGTTCTGAACAACGAAATCATCCTGGTAACCTGTGGTTCTGCGTTCAAGAACAAAGGTGTTCAGGCGATGCTGGATGCGGTAGTTGACTACCTGCCATCCCCGGTTGACGTTCCTGCGATCAACGGCATCCTGGACGACGGTAAAGATACTCCGGCTGAGCGTCACGCAAGCGACGAAGAGCCATTCTCTGCACTGGCGTTCAAAATTGCTACCGACCCATTCGTGGGTAACCTGACCTTCTTCCGCGTTTACTCTGGTGTGGTTAACTCCGGTGACACCATCCTGAACTCCGTGAAAGCGGCGCGTGAACGTTTTGGCCGTATCGTACAGATGCACGCTAACAAACGTGAAGAAATCAAAGAAGTTCGTGCGGGCGACATCGCTGCAGCTATCGGTCTGAAAGACGTGACCACTGGTGACACCCTGTGTGACCCAGATCACCCAATCATTCTGGAGCGTATGGAATTCCCTGAGCCGGTAATCTCCATCGCAGTTGAACCAAAAACCAAAGCTGACCAGGAAAAAATGGGTCTGGCTCTGGGCCGTCTGGCGAAAGAAGATCCATCATTCCGCGTATGGACTGATGAAGAATCTAACCAGACCATCATCGCTGGTATGGGTGAACTGCACCTGGACATCATCGTTGACCGTATGAAGCGTGAATTCAACGTTGAAGCGAACGTGGGTAAACCTCAGGTTGCTTACCGCGAAGCGATTCGCGCGAAAGTTACCGATGTTGAAGGTAAACACGCTAAGCAGTCTGGTGGTCGCGGTCAGTACGGTCACGTTGTGATCGACATGTACCCACTGGAGCCGGGCTCTAACCCTAAAGGTTACGAGTTCATCAACGACATCAAAGGTGGTGTAATTCCTGGTGAATACATCCCAGCCGTTGATAAAGGCATCCAGGAACAGCTGAAAGCGGGCCCTCTGGCTGGCTATCCGGTTGTTGACATGGGTATCCGTCTGCACTTCGGTTCTTACCACGACGTTGACTCCTCTGAACTGGCGTTTAAACTGGCTGCGTCTATTGCCTTTAAAGAAGGCTTTAAGAAAGCAAAACCAGTTCTGCTTGAGCCAATCATGAAGGTTGAAGTAGAAACTCCTGAAGAGAACACCGGTGACGTTATCGGTGACTTGAGCCGTCGTCGCGGTATGCTGCGTGGTCAGGAATCCGAAGTAACTGGCGTTAAGATCCACGCTGAAGTTCCACTGTCTGAAATGTTCGGATATGCAACTCAGCTGCGTTCTCTGACCAAAGGTCGTGCATCATACACCATGGAATTCCTGAAGTATGATGATGCGCCTAACAACGTTGCTCAGGCCGTTATTGAAGCCCGTGGTAAGTAA